Within the Streptomyces sp. NBC_00554 genome, the region GTGTCGGCTCCCCTCCATGGCCCGGTGGAAGACCTCGGCGACGATGCGGCCGCCGACGCCGGTCAGTCGGCCGTTGCCCTTCACCTCGGCCTCCCTGAGGATGTAGAACCACAGGGGGGTCTTGGTCTTGACCAACTCCAGGTCCTCGGTGCTCAGTTCCGCCAGCGAGGCACCGTTGCCACTGCCCTGCTCGATCTCCGTCGGAGTGAGCCGCTCGTCCTCGTCGAGCTTGAAGAACTCCGCCATCTCCTGGCCGGTCGCGAGCTTGAGCATGTTGGCCCGGGTGAGATTCCGGAAGGCGAGATTGCGCTCGATCTCCGGGACCGTGGACCCTCGGGCGCCGAACGACCCCAGCGGGAGCTGCTTGAGCACGTCGACCAGCAGGGTGTCGATCCGCTTCGCCAGGTTGAACTGGTCCGCGGTCCTCGTGAGCTCCTTGCGGCCGGTCTCGCTGAAGTCGAAGAGCCGGGGGAGATCGGCGACCCAGTTGGTCGGCAGACGCTCGGACCTGCCCGCGTCCGGGTTGTCGTCGTCCGGCGGGAAGGGCTGGAAATTGCCGCTGGTCGCGGAGAAGACGAAGATCAGCCGCAGCGTCGCGGGCGCGAGGACGCCGGGGCCCTGCCCGCTGTTGAACACCCGGTTCCACTCGTACTCCTCGCGGACCATGCTGTGGCCAAGACGGAAGGCCGCCACCGAGAACTCGATGGGCATGGTGGGCGCGTCGCCGGGCTGAAGCTTTCGGTACGTGTCGTCTTCGACTCCGCCGTCGTCGTACTTGATCTCGGGTGCCACATCGAAGTACCTGCGACCGTGTTTGAAGACGTCGTCCACGATCTCGTCGTCGACGATCTGGATCAGGTAGTCCGTGCGCAGCATCCACTGGTAGTGCTTGACGACCAGTTCGCGCGCGGTGTCGAAGAGCACCGCGCTGTCCGTCCCCTTCGCGGCCAGGTCGGTGACGACCTTGTTGTGGAAGCGGATGAAGGCGCAGTGGATCTGGGCGACGGCGAGGTTCTCGTCGTTGCGGGCGTCGGGGATCAGGGCTGCTCGCCGCTCCCCGATCGACGAGCCGATGCCGACCCGGGGCAGGTCGAACCCGTCCAGTTCCTTCTGCGGGATGTCGTTGACGCCGTCAGACTGTCCCCCCACGGGCTGGGTCTTGCCGGTGCGTAACCGGATTCCGTCGGGCCCGTAGAACTTGCGGTCCTGCGGCTTCTGCGGCCCCCGGCCGTACAGGCTGTCGAGGTCCAGGGCGGGTGAGCGGCCCTGGATGAGTTCGTCGACGGTGACGTCCTGCTCCAGGTCCCGGCCGGTGGCGTCGAGCGTCAGATCGTGGTCGACGAACTGCCCCAGGTAGGTGAATCCCGCCGGAATGGCGGGGTGGGAGGAGTCCGGCGATTCTGTGGCGGGTGTCATCGCCTTGGCGAGCGCCTCGCGCAGTTCCCGGCTCGTCACCGTGGTCCCGGGCGCGGGGCTCAGCCGGGAGAAGCGGAACTTGCGCAGCGAGGCGATGGTCGACGGCGTCAAGGGTTCGACCGGGGCGCCGTCGCTCGTGCCCGGGTCGTTGAAGATGCCTTCGCCGAGGACGTAGTAGGAGTTGCGGATATGCCGTTTGCTCTGCGGTTCGCGTGCGGGTCGGAACACTGGATCCCCCATCTGTTCCTGGTATTCACGCCCGGTGGGCGGTTTTTGCCGAGCGTAGGGGCTGCGAACGATGGAAGGGAGAATTCCGTCAAATGATCCCAACAGCCCCTTGTAGCAAGAAGATCGGCAAAACGTTCGTACTGCGACATCGCGCACCGGAGCGGCGCAAGGTCCTCAAGTGGTGCGGGCTCAGGCCGGGGTGGGAGGCAGCGGCAGGGGCAGCCCGGGCAGGCCGTCCATGCTTGTCGCGATGTGCTCCTTCTTCCCGAAGTACGCGTCGAGTGAGGCGTCGTCCTCGCGCGCGAAGCGCTTGGCGTGCAGATCGCGGTCCTCGTCGTACGACATGAAGGGCACCGCGTACCCGCAGGTGTCCCGGACGAGTTCGGCCGTCACGACGATGATCGCGCGCAGGCCGTGCGGGGTCGGGTCGATGTCCGGGAAGTGGGCGAGCAGTTCGCTGAAGCGCGGGTCGTCCCGGAAGACGGGCTCGCCGTGGCCGTGCACACGGACGATGTTCGGCGGCCCCTGGAAGGCGCACCACATGAGGGTGATCCGGCCGTTCTCCCGCAGATGGGCGATCGTCTCGGCATTGCTCCCGGCGAAGTCCAGGTATGCCACGGTCAGTTCGTCGATCACCACGAAGGAGCCGGTGAGCCCCTTGGGTGAGAGGTTGACCGTGCCGTCCCCCGACAGGGGCGCGGTCGCGGTGAAGAAGAGGGGCTGCGCCTCGATGAACGTACGCAGTCGGCCGTCTATGCGCTCATAAGTCTTTCCCATGTCTAACGATTATTGACCAAGTTCCTTACTTTGTCTAAGGAACTGCGGGGTTCCGTGGCCGCCCCGGTCGGCGCTGCGGGACGGGGCGGCCACGGAGTCTTTTACTTGTTGAGGGTGCAGGTGGCCAGCGTGCCCAGGCCCTGGGGCTTGGCCGCGGTGCGGCCGATGGAGATGGCGATGCGGTCGATGGTGGCGACGCGCTTGTCGGCCAGCGGGCCGAGGATCGCGTTCTGGACGAAGTTGGGTCCGCCCTGGCCGACCGTGTTCACCAGCCGCGTGTTGGCCTCGTTGATCTGCGTGTTCAGCAGCGCCAGGTTGCGGTCGACCTCGGCCTTGGCGGAGGCGGGGATCGCGGGCAGGCGCGACGCGACGTCCGGGCAGCTGATCGTGCCGGCGGCACCGGAGCCGGCCGCGGGTGCGGCGGTGTTCGCCGGCGCGCTCGCGGGGGTGCTGGCCTGCGGCGCGCTCGGCGTCGCGGCGGCGCCGCCCCCGGCCGCGTTCAGCTTGCACGGCGCGAGCGAGTCCAGGCCCACCGGCTTGGCCGCGGTGCGCCCGATCGCCGTCGCGATGCGGTTGATGGTGGCGACGCGCTTGTCCTTGAGGGGGCCGAGGATCGCGTTCTGGACGAAGTTGGCGCCGCCCTGGCCGACCGTGTCGACCAGTCTCTTGTTGGCCTCCGCGATCTGGGTGTTGAGCAGTGCGAGGTTGCGGTCGACCTCGGCCTTCGCGGAGGCGGGGATCGCGGGCAGGCTCGGCGCGACGGCCGGGCAGTTCACCGTGCCCGGGGACGCGGCCTTCGTGGTGGCGTTCTGGCCGCTGCTCTTGGACGTCTCCCCGGCCAAGGCCGAGCCGGCGATCACCGCAGCGGACAACACCATCGCGGAGGCGCCACCGATCACGACGACGCGGCGCTTGTTGTACTTCGGAAGAGCCCTGGACATGCGGAAGCCTCACTCGGGTCAGGGGTGGGGAGCCGCCCGGCGGTCGGCCGGGCGGAGTGCCTCTCGGTGTACGAACGCGGCGCCTGCGTCGGGGAGGGATACGGGTAAGCGGTTTCCCTTGTTCAAAGTGCATTCAAAGAAACCTCGGATTCGTCTGAGATCGCGTCCCGTGTTCGGTATCTCGACCATGAGGGCGTCGAGTCTCGCCGAGATTGACGAATCATGCAGAGTTCTGCATACTCATGCATGTCAGCGAATGCACTGTAAGGAGAAACCCGTGGCCGAGCGCGTCGTACTCGCCTACTCAGGCGGTCTGGACACCTCCGTCGCCATCGGCTGGATCGCCGAGGAGACGGGCGCCGAGGTCATCGCCGTCGCAGTGGACGTCGGCCAGGGCGGCGAGGACCTGGACGTCATCCGCAAGCGCGCGCTCGCCTGCGGTGCCGTCGAGGCCGAGGTCGCGGACGCCAAGGACGAGTTCGCCGAGGAGTACTGCCTCCCGGCGATCAAGGCCAACGCCCTTTACATGGACCGCTACCCGCTGGTCTCCGCCCTCTCCCGGCCGACGATCGTCAAGCACCTCGTCGCCGCCGCCCAGAAGCACGGCGCCACCACGGTCGCGCACGGCTGCACCGGCAAGGGCAACGACCAGGTCCGCTTCGAGGCGGGCATCGTCGCCCTCGCCCCCGACCTCCAGTGCATCGCCCCGGTCCGCGACTACGCGATGACCCGCGACAAGGCGATCGCCTTCTGCGAGGCGAAGAACCTCCCCATCGCCACCTCCAAGAAGTCCCCGTACTCCATCGACCAGAACGTCTTCGGGCGCGCCGTCGAGACGGGCTTCCTGGAGGACATCTGGAACGCGCCGATCGAGGACATCTACGAGTACACCTCGAACCCGGCCGAGACCCGTGAGGCCGACGAGGTCGTCATCTCCTTCAAGGAGGGCGTCCCGGTCGCCATCGACGGCAAGCCCGTCACCGTCCTCCAGGCCATTCAGCAGCTCAATGAGCGCGCGGGCGCCCAGGGCATCGGCCGGATCGACATGGTCGAGGACCGGCTTGTCGGCATCAAGTCCCGTGAGGTGTACGAGGCTCCGGGCGCGATCGCCCTGATCACCGCCCACCAGGAGCTGGAGAACGTCACCGTCGAGCGCGAACTCGCCCGCTACAAGCGGCAGGTCGAGCAGCGCTGGGGCGAACTGGTCTACGACGGCCAGTGGTTCTCCCCGCTCAAGCGCGCCCTCGACGGCTTCATCACCGAGGCCAACCAGCACGTCAACGGCGACATCCGGATGACCCTGCACGGCGGCCGCGCCGTCGTCACCGGCCGGCGCTCGGACACCTCGCTGTACGACTTCAACCTCGCCACGTACGACACGGGCGACTCGTTCGACCAGGCCGCGGCCAAGGGCTTCATCGATATCTACAGCCTGTCGTCGAAGATCGCGGCGAAGCGGGACCAGGCGTAGGTCTCGCCTGTATCTGCAGGTGTAGGTCTCGTCCGTACTAGCCTGACGACCGCCTCCTCACCCCTTGGTGCGGAGGCGGTGGCACATCAACAGCTTTGAGGAGCAACGCAAGTGAGCAGCAACAGCGGTGACGTACGGCTCTGGGGCGGCCGTTTCGCCGACGGTCCCGCCGAGGCCCTGGCCAAGCTGTCCGCGTCCGTCCATTTCGACTGGCGCCTCGCGCCGTACGACATCGCCGGATCGCGTGCCCACGCGCGCGTGCTGCACAAGGCGGGCCTGCTCACCGAGGACGAGCTGACGCGCATGCTCGCGGGCCTCGACCGGCTCGAAGCGGATGTGGCATCAGGTGTCCTGGTCGGCACCATCGCCGACGAGGACGTTCATACGGCCCTGGAGCGCGGCCTGTTGGAGCGCATCGGCGCCGACCTCGGCGGCAAGCTCCGCGCGGGCCGCTCCCGCAACGACCAGGTCGCGACCCTCTTCCGGATGTACCTGCGCGACCACGCCCGCGTCATCGGCGGTCTGATCGCCGACCTCCAGGACGCCCTGGTCGGCCTGGCCGAGGCCCACCCGGACGTCGCGATGCCCGGCCGCACGCACCTCCAGCACGCCCAGCCGGTGCTCTTCGCGCACCACGTCCTCGCGCACGCCCAGTCGCTTTCCCGGGACGCCGAACGGCTGCGCCAGTGGGACGAGCGCACGGCGGTCTCCCCGTACGGCTCGGGCGCCCTGGCCGGTTCCTCGCTGGGCCTCGACCCGGAGGCGGTGGCGAAGGACCTGGGCTTCGAGCACGGCAGCGTGGGCAACTCCATCGACGGCACGGCCTCCCGCGACTTCGTCGCCGAGTTCGCCTTCATCACCGCGATGATCGGCGTGAACCTGTCCCGGATCGCCGAAGAGATCATCATCTGGAACACGAAGGAGTTCTCCTTCGTCACCCTCCACGACGCGTTCTCCACCGGCTCCTCGATCATGCCGCAGAAGAAGAACCCGGACATCGCCGAGTTGGCGCGCGGCAAGAGCGGCCGCCTCATCGGCAATCTGACCGGCCTGATGGCGACCCTCAAGGCCCTCCCGCTCGCGTACAACCGCGATCTCCAGGAGGACAAGGAGCCGGTCTTCGACTCCTGCGACCAGCTCGAGGTCCTGCTCCCCGCCTTCACCGGCATGATGGCGACCCTGACCGTCAACCGCGAGCGCATGGAGGAGCTGGCCCCAGCCGGCTTCTCGCTCGCTACCGACATCGCCGAGTGGCTGGTCAAGCAGGGTGTGCCGTTCCGCGTCGCGCACGAGGTCGCGGGCGAGTGCGTGAAGGTCGCCGAGGCCGACGGCATCGAACTGGACGGCCTGACCGACGAGCAGTTCGCGAAGATCTCCGCGCACCTGACCCCCGAGGTGCGCTCCGTCCTCAACGTCCACGGGGCGCTCGCGTCCCGCGACGGCCGGGGAGGTACGGCGCCGAGCGCGGTCGCGATCCAGCTGGCAGAGGTGAAGACGGACGTGGCGGCCCAGCACGAGTGGGCCACGGCGAAAGAGAAGCGGTAGAGGAGCGCCCCCTTAGGGGCGCGGGGCTGTATCGATTTGCGGCTCCGCCGCGTGGGCGCGACAAGCCACGACGAAGCCGCAGCCGCCAAAGCACCGTGCAAACCGAGCTCTGAGGCGGGAGCTGAAGGTCATCGCGGGTTACGTTGGTCGGAGCCGACCGAACGGAGCCCGCGATGCCCTTCGCCCGTCTCGCGACCGCCACAACGCCCACGTGCCACATCGGCCTGGGCCTCGCAGCGGTCGGCCGCCCCGGCTACATCAACCTCGGCCGTGAGGGCGACCTCGGAGAGAACCGCAGCGTCGAGACCCTGCGCGCCCGTACCCACGAACTCCTCGACGCCGCCTACTTCCAGGGCGTCCGCTACTTCGACGCGGCCCGCTCCTACGGCCGCTCCGAGGAGTTCCTCGCCGACTGGCTGAACGCCCGGCCCGACATCGACGACGTCGTGATCGGCAGCAAGTGGGGCTACACCTACACCGCCGGCTGGTCCACCGACGCCGAGAAACACGAGGTCAAGGACCACAGCGTCCAGGCCTACGACCGCCAGCGCAGCGAAACCGCCGAGCTGCTCGGCGACCGCCTCGACCTCTACCAGATCCACTCGGTAACCCCGGACAGCCCGGCCCTCACCGACAAGGAGCTCCACGCCAAGCTGGCCGACGCGGCCGCCCAGGGGCTCTCGATCGGCTTCTCCACCAGCGGGCCCGCCCAGGCCGACGCGATCCGTGCCGCGCTCGCCGTGACAGCGGACGGCGAGCCGCTCTTCCGTACCGTCCAGGCCACCTACAACGCGCTGGAGACTTCGGCCGCACCCGCCCTCGCCGAAGCCCACGACGCCGGACTCACCGTGATCGTCAAGGAGGGCATGGCCAACGGACGCCTCGCGGCCGAGCACGCCCCGGGCGTTCTGCGGGACATCGCCGGGGAGGCCGGACTCGGCGCCGACGCGGTTGCCCTCGCTCTCGTGCTGAGGCAGCCCTGGGCCGGAGTCGTCCTCTCCGGCGCGGCCACCGTCAACCAGCTCGCCTCGAACCTGCACGCGGCGGTCGTGGACCTCGACGACGATCAGCTGGCCAAGCTCGACGCGCTGGCGGAGGAGCCGGTCGCCTACTGGGAGCGGCGCGGGCAGCTGCCCTGGCACTGAGCACCTTGATCGGCCCTGAAAGGTGAGACCCGCGCGCTTCTGGTGAGACAATCATGTCTCATATGGGTTATGGTTGTCTCATGGCTGTCGACCGTGAACATGTGCTGCGCAGCGCAGCCGCCCTGCTCACCCGGAAATCCACCGCCACCATGGACGAGGTTGCCAAGGCGGCCGGGATCAGCCGGGCCACGCTGCACCGCCAGTTCGCGGGGCGGGACGCGCTCGTCCGGGCGCTCGAAGAACTCGGCATCCGGGAGTGCGACGCGGCCCTCGACGGGGCCCGGCTCGACGAGGGCAGTGCGAGCGAAGCCGTGCGACGGCTGGTGGCGGAGATCGAACCCGTCGCCGCACTGCTCGCCTTCCTCTACACCGAGAACCAGCTCTTCGAGGGCGACGCACAGCACGTGGGCTGGGCCCACCTCGACCAGCGCATCGGCGATCTGTTCCGGCGCGGCCAGGAGAGCGGCGAGTTCCGTATCGACCTCAGCCCGGCCTGGCTCACCGAGGCGCTCTACGGCCTGATGGCCTCGGGCGCCTGGGCCGTGATGGACGGCCGCGTGGCCGCCAAGGACTTCCATTTCATGACCGTCGAGCTGTTGCTCGGTGGTGCCCTAAGGAGAGAGGAATCATGACCAGCACGCTGCAGCCGGTATCCGTGGCGGAGGTGGAGAAGCGCCCGGGCCGTTGGCTGGCGCTCTCCGTCCTCGTCCTGGCCGTGCTGCTGGTGGCCGTCGACGCGACCGTCCTCGGCCTCGCCACCCCGTACATCAGCGAGGACCTGAAGCCGTCCGGGACGCAGCTCCTGTGGATCGGTGACGTCTACTCCTTCGTGATCGCGGGCCTGCTCGTCTCCATGGGCAGCCTGGGCGACCGCATCGGCCGCAAGAAGCTGCTGCTGATCGGCGCCACGGCGTTCGGCGCGATATCCGTGCTCAACGCCTACGCGACGACGCCCGAACTGATGATCGTGGCGCGGGCGTTGCTCGGTGTCGCGGGCGCGACCCTGATGCCCGCCACGCTCGCCCTGATCCGCAACCTCTTCCACGACCCGCGCGAGCGCAGCCTCGCCATCGGCATCTGGGGCGCGACCGCCTCCGCCGGTGCGGCCCTGGGCCCCGTGGTCGGCGGCTTCCTGCTCGAACACTTCTGGTGGGGCTCGGTCTTCCTGATCAACCTGCCCGTGATGGCCGTCCTCGTCCTCGTCGGCATCAAGCTGCTGCCGGAGTCGCGCAACCCGAACCCCGGCCCGTGGGACCTGACCAGCGTCGGCCTCTCACTCGTCGGCATGATCGGCATCGTGTACGCGGTGAAGGAGGCCGCCACGCACGGCATCGAGTGGCAGGCGGTCACCGTGGGCCTGCTCGGATCGGGCGCCCTCTACTGGTTCGTACGACGCCAACTCACGCTTCCCTCGCCGCTGTTGGACATGCGGCTGTTCCGCCACCGCGGCTTCTCCGGAGCCGTACTGGCCGACCTCTTCACCATCCTCGGACTGTCCGGGCTGGTCTTCTTCCTCTCGCAGTACCTGCAACTCGTGCAGGGCAGGGGCCCGTTCGAGGCCGGACTCGCCGAACTGCCCGCCGCCATCGGCGCGGTGGCGGCGGGCCTCATCGCGGGGACGGTCGCGCGGCGGTTCTCGGTGCGTGCCGTGGTCTCCGCCGGTCTCGGCGCGGTCGGCCTGGCGCTCGCCGCGCTCACCCTGCTGGACCAGTCCACCGGCTACCCGCTGCTCGGCACCGCGCTGCTGGTCGTCGGCATCGGCGCGGGGTTCTCCTTCACCGTCACCGCCGACGTGATCCTCTCCAGCGTGCCCAAGGAGCAGGCGGGCGCCGCGTCCGCGGTCTCCGAGACGGC harbors:
- the argH gene encoding argininosuccinate lyase: MSSNSGDVRLWGGRFADGPAEALAKLSASVHFDWRLAPYDIAGSRAHARVLHKAGLLTEDELTRMLAGLDRLEADVASGVLVGTIADEDVHTALERGLLERIGADLGGKLRAGRSRNDQVATLFRMYLRDHARVIGGLIADLQDALVGLAEAHPDVAMPGRTHLQHAQPVLFAHHVLAHAQSLSRDAERLRQWDERTAVSPYGSGALAGSSLGLDPEAVAKDLGFEHGSVGNSIDGTASRDFVAEFAFITAMIGVNLSRIAEEIIIWNTKEFSFVTLHDAFSTGSSIMPQKKNPDIAELARGKSGRLIGNLTGLMATLKALPLAYNRDLQEDKEPVFDSCDQLEVLLPAFTGMMATLTVNRERMEELAPAGFSLATDIAEWLVKQGVPFRVAHEVAGECVKVAEADGIELDGLTDEQFAKISAHLTPEVRSVLNVHGALASRDGRGGTAPSAVAIQLAEVKTDVAAQHEWATAKEKR
- a CDS encoding heme peroxidase family protein — encoded protein: MFRPAREPQSKRHIRNSYYVLGEGIFNDPGTSDGAPVEPLTPSTIASLRKFRFSRLSPAPGTTVTSRELREALAKAMTPATESPDSSHPAIPAGFTYLGQFVDHDLTLDATGRDLEQDVTVDELIQGRSPALDLDSLYGRGPQKPQDRKFYGPDGIRLRTGKTQPVGGQSDGVNDIPQKELDGFDLPRVGIGSSIGERRAALIPDARNDENLAVAQIHCAFIRFHNKVVTDLAAKGTDSAVLFDTARELVVKHYQWMLRTDYLIQIVDDEIVDDVFKHGRRYFDVAPEIKYDDGGVEDDTYRKLQPGDAPTMPIEFSVAAFRLGHSMVREEYEWNRVFNSGQGPGVLAPATLRLIFVFSATSGNFQPFPPDDDNPDAGRSERLPTNWVADLPRLFDFSETGRKELTRTADQFNLAKRIDTLLVDVLKQLPLGSFGARGSTVPEIERNLAFRNLTRANMLKLATGQEMAEFFKLDEDERLTPTEIEQGSGNGASLAELSTEDLELVKTKTPLWFYILREAEVKGNGRLTGVGGRIVAEVFHRAMEGSRHSIVRDPEWRPSLAVDQSTFRMNDLLLYAFDGNPELLNPLGSPPSP
- a CDS encoding MFS transporter, producing the protein MTSTLQPVSVAEVEKRPGRWLALSVLVLAVLLVAVDATVLGLATPYISEDLKPSGTQLLWIGDVYSFVIAGLLVSMGSLGDRIGRKKLLLIGATAFGAISVLNAYATTPELMIVARALLGVAGATLMPATLALIRNLFHDPRERSLAIGIWGATASAGAALGPVVGGFLLEHFWWGSVFLINLPVMAVLVLVGIKLLPESRNPNPGPWDLTSVGLSLVGMIGIVYAVKEAATHGIEWQAVTVGLLGSGALYWFVRRQLTLPSPLLDMRLFRHRGFSGAVLADLFTILGLSGLVFFLSQYLQLVQGRGPFEAGLAELPAAIGAVAAGLIAGTVARRFSVRAVVSAGLGAVGLALAALTLLDQSTGYPLLGTALLVVGIGAGFSFTVTADVILSSVPKEQAGAASAVSETAYELGAALGIALLGSIVTGVYAGFTGPAGTPAEAHESLGGAAESAAGLPADTAAALMDSARTAFVDGLTLAAGIGAVVLLVTAAAAWFLLRGQKLEEGIEHP
- a CDS encoding pyridoxamine 5'-phosphate oxidase family protein — translated: MGKTYERIDGRLRTFIEAQPLFFTATAPLSGDGTVNLSPKGLTGSFVVIDELTVAYLDFAGSNAETIAHLRENGRITLMWCAFQGPPNIVRVHGHGEPVFRDDPRFSELLAHFPDIDPTPHGLRAIIVVTAELVRDTCGYAVPFMSYDEDRDLHAKRFAREDDASLDAYFGKKEHIATSMDGLPGLPLPLPPTPA
- a CDS encoding aldo/keto reductase — translated: MPFARLATATTPTCHIGLGLAAVGRPGYINLGREGDLGENRSVETLRARTHELLDAAYFQGVRYFDAARSYGRSEEFLADWLNARPDIDDVVIGSKWGYTYTAGWSTDAEKHEVKDHSVQAYDRQRSETAELLGDRLDLYQIHSVTPDSPALTDKELHAKLADAAAQGLSIGFSTSGPAQADAIRAALAVTADGEPLFRTVQATYNALETSAAPALAEAHDAGLTVIVKEGMANGRLAAEHAPGVLRDIAGEAGLGADAVALALVLRQPWAGVVLSGAATVNQLASNLHAAVVDLDDDQLAKLDALAEEPVAYWERRGQLPWH
- a CDS encoding TetR/AcrR family transcriptional regulator, whose product is MAVDREHVLRSAAALLTRKSTATMDEVAKAAGISRATLHRQFAGRDALVRALEELGIRECDAALDGARLDEGSASEAVRRLVAEIEPVAALLAFLYTENQLFEGDAQHVGWAHLDQRIGDLFRRGQESGEFRIDLSPAWLTEALYGLMASGAWAVMDGRVAAKDFHFMTVELLLGGALRREES
- a CDS encoding argininosuccinate synthase, giving the protein MAERVVLAYSGGLDTSVAIGWIAEETGAEVIAVAVDVGQGGEDLDVIRKRALACGAVEAEVADAKDEFAEEYCLPAIKANALYMDRYPLVSALSRPTIVKHLVAAAQKHGATTVAHGCTGKGNDQVRFEAGIVALAPDLQCIAPVRDYAMTRDKAIAFCEAKNLPIATSKKSPYSIDQNVFGRAVETGFLEDIWNAPIEDIYEYTSNPAETREADEVVISFKEGVPVAIDGKPVTVLQAIQQLNERAGAQGIGRIDMVEDRLVGIKSREVYEAPGAIALITAHQELENVTVERELARYKRQVEQRWGELVYDGQWFSPLKRALDGFITEANQHVNGDIRMTLHGGRAVVTGRRSDTSLYDFNLATYDTGDSFDQAAAKGFIDIYSLSSKIAAKRDQA